The sequence AGATGATTTTTTTTTGGCTGATTTCCATGTTCTAATGTCTGTCTTCATTTTGACGCCAGAGGCTCCGGGAAGCAGCTCTGAAGGAGGAAGAGAAGTCGTTTGTTTCTGTTGATCGGACTGTGACTCTTCTGGCTTTAACTGATTCTATGTCAAGGTATACTTCAGTATGATTCCTTGACGTTTTCTTCCTCCAATTTGCAGTTCATTTGTATATGTGCGATGCAGGCTTGTGCTTATTATGTCTTGTCAAGGACCTCAATGTTTTGTGTTCTACTAATGTATACCTTTGGTAGTTACAGAGGTAGTATATTTTAGGGAAATTAGCGACCGTGTCTAAAATGTGATGGCAAGGAGCTGCCTACCTTTTCTCTGTTTCCTATTTGGTTAGTTCTTCAAGGGCAAAAATGAGTAGAAATGACAACTCATATTTTGAGTAGCAGTGCTGGTGTTTTCATGTTAATTTAGCATTTTACATTCTAACCTAAATGTGTAGCCATTACTCACCAATGCTGTAAAATTCCTTGCAGTTTATGTTTGGGAGCAGAACATCTGTATCAAGTTGTGCATGGAGCTCTGCCAGACGGCTTTTGGGGTTCTGGAGCAAACATTGCATCTAGTGAAGTGGCAGTCCATGTTGTGAACCATATTTTTAAAAAGTTAAATGAAGTCTGTCTTGTGGAAGATGGCGAGGTTGCAACAGGGCCTAATTGTGCGAAATCTATCTGTTTATGCTTCTTTTCACAATGTCCACTAACCTTCATTCAAATCTATCTAAATTGCAGGGTGAGCCATATCATATGCTGCTAGTGATATTTGCTGGAAGCTTGTTACCTTATCTTCAGTGCCTTGATTCCTGGCTTTATGATGGTATTCTTGATGACCCTTATGAAGAGGTATTGAAGGAACATCTTTTGTAACTGATTTTGATAGATGATTTATAACATTATTTTTTTCTCAAATATGTCTATTTGTCAAACACTGAAACACTACCATAAGGTCCTTGCATTCCTAAATCTAGAGCTTAAACTGGAGAGTATCATTCTTAATTTGTTATATTGTGTGAACCTTGTAGACTTCTGCAAAGACATAAGTAATTATTTGTTTCCTCATATATTTCTGTGGACTGTCTAGGTTCCTGACCCCATACTGTAGGTTTTACCTTTATATATCCTTGAGCATAGGCCTGTTCAAAAATGGTTTTAGGTGAAACTGTCTAAACTGGTAGGAATTAGCCTAGCTCAGTTTCCTTCTTTGATTGTAAACTGAGCTAGTACAGTTTTCATGGTTTCAACTGAAGCCATTTTTTAACACGCTTACTTACGCACATTCTAAGCCAATGTCTCTAGTATAATATGAGGTTATTAGTCTTTGTTGTCTGAAATGTTACTTTTTCTTGGCCCGATACTTAAGTTCTGTAAGTCCTGTAGTGCTTTTAAAAATGACTGCTGGAAGGTTACTAACTTACTTTGTGATATTACAAAGTTAAACATTACACTGATTGTACCAGCTTATTATAACGCTGTAGGAATTTGATAAAGGATTTTCCATTTCTGCGTTGCTGGTTGAACTTTAAGCATTTTCTGTTTTCATTTGTGATGTAGATGTTCTTTTATGCAAATAATGCAGTTACGATAGATCAACCGGCCTTTTGGGAAATGAGCTATATGCTCAGAGTAAGAGGATCACGATCTGATAATTCATCAACTCTAACTGATAGTGAGTCTATCAGGACAAAGGAATCAAGCAAACAGGAACCAAGTAACACAGGAGCTTGCTTGAAAGCCACTAATCAAGGTTACGTGGATATACTGTGCCCGGTGTTCTTGAAGGATATCGCAAGGGCCATTGTATCTGCTGGAAAATCATTTCAGCTTGTTCAGCATGCTCAAAGCACACACCATACTCGAACTAGTGTCACAAATGGTTTTGACATCGATCAGCGTTCCAATCACATTAGTCGACAAAATTGGCCAGACATATTAAGCTCTGAAATCCAAAATGGGCATCTAAGATGTGAAGGTGCTCTTACTAATTCTACAGGTCAGTTTGGACATGATGCTCGCGAAATGGGGGTGTTAACTTTGTCTGAGATTTTCTTGATATGCTTATCTGGTCTGTTGGAAAATGGTGATCATGTTTATGAATACTTAAGAGAGCTGCGTACTGGTAGTGCTCCAGATATCCAAGCTTTTCTGGAATGTAAGAGTGAGGAGGCATGTGCAGAAAATAACTCCGAAAAGACTTGGTTAAAGCTCCTAAGAGATGCTATCTCAGGAAGAAAATATGATGATATGGAGAAAACCTTGTCCAAAGATGCTGTTACGAGGGATCCAATATCTGTTCAGGGATACCTGCAAGGTGTATCTTCCAATGCAGTAGAAATGCCTTTCAGTCCATGTTGCTATGAAAATCCAGCCATCACTGCTTGCGGAAATGTACTGCAGAGGAATCCAAATTCTTGGAGTGATTTGAATATCTCTACAAGTTTTGACCTTCCTCCGTTGAATGATGATAACATGCGGAGAGCTATATTTGGCGATCTCCAATCTGCTGGAACTAGCACCTGTGGCGATACACAACCTACATCATCTTTTCCCAGACTAGATGGAACTGATTTTAAATTTGGTTTCCGGTTTGATGATTTGGAATATGTTCGCCAAGAGGATGATAGAAGGACCCTCGAGGAACTTTATGCATTTCCGACTCTTCTTCCTTGTGCAAATGTAAGAGTTGCTTCTGAAGTATTCTTTGTGTTCTTCATGTTTTCTCATTAGCTATAAACCTATAACCTCATTGCCCTTCAGGAAAATGCCCCATTGTCGGAGATTTTACCTTTGCAGAAAGATAGTACACTTGCATCAAGAGTTCTGAAGTTTATTCAGAGCATGAGTTTGAAAGACCCTCTGCATCCAGTGGGTATTATCCAAGAATGCCTGTCTAAATGTATAAAGAAACAGGTCTGATCAATAGTTATACTCACATGCCATTTCTTGTTAGTCCATCTGTATAATTGTTTTGTGCTTTCTTCCTCTTCGTTAGGTGGATCACATCGGCAAGCAAATCCTGTGCAAGCTAATGGGTGAATGGAGATTAATGGATGAACTGCTTGTATTACGAGCTATCTATTTGCTAGGATCAGGTGTGCCATCCAGTGGATTTAACCTTTTGCTGTGTTTTCCCCGACACAAACTTTCCATTGCACAGAAGAGTAGTTTTCACTTGAGAAATAAATATTCTTTTGACAACGAGTAAACATATAAATATGTTTCAAATGATCCAACTTGAATTTTCAGGTGACATGCTGCAGCAGTTTCTGATAACAATTTTTGATAAGCTCGATAAAGGAAATTCCTGGGATGATGATTTTGAGTTGAATACTTTGTTGCAGGTGATTACTTTTCAAATCTACTTTGTGATTGATATCTATGTCCATCATTACTCTTACGTTAATCCTTGACTTGCAGGAATCCATAAGATATTCAGCTGATAAAATGCTCCTAACTGCTCCAGATTCGTTGGTTGTTTCATTAGCAAAGCATGACACACGATATGATGAGGAAAGTGCACCAACTTCCAGAAAAGGTCGTGCACAGGGTTTCGGCATTGATGCACTTGATGGCCTTAACTTCACGTATAAGGTATTTTCCAAATAACTACAAGGATGATCTGTGTTATTTGCTGTGTGTGACAGTTTTCATGTATTTTGGTGGTGGCAGGTGTCTTGGCCCCTTGATCTAATTGCCAATACACAGGCTCTGAAGAAGTATAATAAGGTAATTGCTTTAACACTGAAGTATATAACAGGGCAGCGTGTATATGATGGCTTTGGTCATTTTGCTGGACCAGGTCATGGGATTCTTACTGAAAGTCAAGCGTGCAAAGTTTGTTTTGGACGAAACTCGAAAGTGGATGTGGAAGGTACGCTGGCATCAAATCATCTTGAGCTACTTATTTTTTGTAATTCCTATAGTGTTTAGTGTTGGATAGTTGGATCTGCTCTATCTTGCAAGCTTCATTCTGATGTATCAACCGTTTTTCCTTTGGCAGGGCAGAGGCAGCACGGCACATAATTTTAAACAACACTTAATAGTAGGGCAGAAGCTCCTGCATTTTGTCGATGCATTTCATCAATATGTCATGGATCGAGTGAGTTGAGACGGGTTTGACTCATTTCATTATAAGAAACTATGACTGTCTTGACTTGAACTCATTTCTTTTTGAGCAGGTGTATCATAGTGCCTGGACTGAGCTTTGTGATGGCATGGCATCCGCTACTACATTGGACGAAGTCATGGAAGTTCATGAGGCATATCTTTCTTCTATTCAGAGACAATGCTTTGTGGCCTCGGATAAGTTGGTGAGAACATGTCATTCTTACAAAAAGCAAAGACAGTCTCGAAGTTCTGAACTATTGCTAAGACTGTTCATTTTCCGTGTGTTTTCAGTGGGCTCTGATTGCCAGTCGAGTCAAGACTATACTAGGATTGGCGCTAGACTTCCACAATGTGGAGCAAACTCTTGGCACCGGTGGGACTGCCGCATCTGTTAGGGCAAGATGCGAGATGGAGTTGGATCGTATCGAGAAGCAATTTGACGAGTGCGTCGTGTTCCTCTTGAGGGTATGCTTCTACCTACTTCAGCAAAACAATATGATCTCTTATGTTGTCCAAAATGTACGTGTCAGTAGATTTACTGCTGAAATCCCTCTGCAGATCCTATCTTTCAAGCTCAACGTGGGCCACTTTCCCCATCTCGCGGATTTGGTCACGAGGATCAACTACAACCACTATTACATGTCTGACACTGGAAGCTTCACTGCGATCCCTGGGTCCCGCCCTCGGCAGCAGCCTTGATAGGGTTGTAGGAGCTTTTCACCTCCATTTGTGGGGGAGTGTACATAAACCTGAGGCGTCCAGGTGGCACGAAGCAGTTCCTGAATTCCTTGGGTTTTACTGTACATAATTCTGAGGATGCAACATCTTTTGACGGCATTCTGAGGATGCTGCTTCCTTTTCCCAGGTTGCAATGTACTCCGATATGTTGAAGAGATTGGGTTCCTCTTGTGTCAGGACAAAGTTGCGATATGTGTGCTAATTTTTTCGAATGGATTGATCATCCTTCCAGGTCCCATATACCAAAATAAAAGGGGCAAACCATGAAGTGCACATACCAAATCTTTTGAGTTTTTGGGTGTAGCTTATCTACTTTAGTGAATCTTAATCTGAATCTTTTTTACACTAAAGATGATGGAGTTTTCTAGGAGCTTGCAAAAAGTTGTGCCGAGATGACTTAGGAAAGAGCTCTGTAAAAAAAAATCGGAGCTCTCACAATGAACATACTTCTGCATTACTCCCGGAAGTAACCAGCAATCAATATAGAGAAGCAAAACCCCTGGAAGCTCAAAGCACAACATGACCCACCAACATAACCCCTGGAAGCAAGCAGAgtatttttttttttgcgaggtaaAAAATGTTTCAGTTTCAAATTGCAATCCTACTAGACTGGCACCCATCCATGTCCTCCCGTGTAAGCTCCATCTTAGGCATATATATCTTGACACTCTTCTCAAGTTGTCTTCCACTTTGGTCTTTCTGAAAAAGCGCCCAGATATCAACAGTGTTACTAGTGACCTAaaatgtcttacatttgtttacagagggagtacatctttTGTTTTTGAAAACTTGTCCAATACAGAGCACCGTCTCATGTGGATCCGATGAAAAAGAAGATATATACCCAACTGGCAAACACATCACTAGCTCTATAAGGTTGGTCGAGCAAGACCAAAAGCACCGAATACCATCAACCCTACAATTTTGGTTAAAGAGGAGCCAAAATCTAGCACATATGTTTCATTTTCTGAGAATAGAAAGCCACGACGGCGAAGGTCTACTGGACTATTCCCTAATGAGACGATTAAATTGGAACTCACTTTATACAAAAGAGAGAGATACAACGAGCAAAGTAAGATAGAGGCGACCAAGATGGTAAGTGGAGCGCCCCCAACAACCATAGAATGGTCGGTAGTAGTTACATATCAATATTAATCAGCTGTATTAATTCTGCAATATCGTCCTTGGGGACAAAAATTAAATTAATCTCTCAAGATATTCCaaattagtttcttgcttgttcggACCAGGACCGTCCCAGTAATCATTAGCTATTATGTTTTGCAAAATCTTTTGTATTTGTATTACAATATGTTATAATTCATTGGGATGTTGATATTTTTGTGGGGCAGGATGCATGGATCAAATTTTGAATTATTATGTAGGCATGCATCAAACATAGGGTACCACTAACCAGTAAACCACACAGATGCAATACAAAGCCATGTCATTATTTCTATTAGGTTAGCCAAGCAAGACCGAAAGCACCGAGTTCCATCAACCATACAAATTTGGCTAAAAAAAGCCAAAATAGTACCTGCAATTAGTTTTAAAGGAAGGTAGTCGTCACGATGAAGATCTATTCTCAAACGAGACAATCAAAGTAGTTTTAAAGGAAGGTAGTCGTCACGAGAAGGTCTATTCACAAATGTGACAATCAATTCGGAACTCACTCTATATACAAAAGTTGAGAGATATGGCAAGCAAAGTAATGTCGACTTGACCGTCCCCAACAACTAGTGGATGGATGTGATTGTAGCAGTATTAACCGTGCCACTAGTATTAATTGTGTAATATCATTTCTCAGGGATACAAACTAAATGAATTGTCTCAATATATTCCAAATATTTGCATACTTGTTTGATCCCGGCCCCGCTCACCTGCTGGGCTCCCTGTAGGAATTATGATCTAGGGCCAATAGTAGACCGCCACATGTCTAGGGCGGGTTTGTTACTGCCCTATTTGTGTTGTTGCTTGATACTCTTTTCTATGTGTTTTTCTTCTACTCACTTGTACGAAGCGCCTGTGGCTTCTAACATCTCCTATTCCAGTGTGCAGCCATCGGCATCTCCCATCCGATGCCGCTGGTGGTCCCTCCTCCCACTCCGCTTCATCGTTGCTACGGAGCACATCTCGCTTATATATGTCTGCCCCTTTCTATAGCACGACCACATATATTTTCTATGTTGTCGTGCCCAGCCACCTCGTCTCACCTCAAGACCTTCATGTCGGGTTGCCAGATCAATTAACCCTTCTGCCAAAGGAATGGTGTCGAAGTACTCTAAATGTGGAGATTGGAGGCCGTATTATTCGAGTATATATTGAGGAGCGCCGCCGACTTGATCTCTGGCTCTGGTGAGATTATGCCGTTCTCTTGGGGTTCCATAACATCCTGAAGTCACTCTATATAGACATGCACCTCGCTGAGTCGGCACGTCCTGAACCCATGGGCATATGCACCCactttttgaaaaatgcattttaaacatgtttTAAAATGATGAAAAATTCAATCCACACATACATGTTCGTAAATGTGTGTGCGCGGCATAAAGTTTTATGAAAAATGTCTTTTCGTTCTATCTCCGCAAAAAAGATAAATTTCAATGCTTCTAAATAGCGTTTTACGACATATTTTTTTTGCACGGGCCACAAAACTAGTTATTCTTCCGTGAAACCTTATGTACGCACATAAAATATGAAGACGTATCCGTGCAAcctttttagaattttttttagcatttagaaATGTATTTTTCAAAGTGAGTTCATATTTATCCGAATTCATCGATGCACTTCTCACACCTCGCCACTCTAGATTGAGACTCCTATTACTTCGAAGCCAACAAATGGAAAAACTGCAGCGACATGTTCTTGACGGCATCACTACTCCTCCTCTTCTCAGTTGCCACCAGCATCCACGCCATTCTCGACTGGTGGTAGCAACTCTAACAGACCCCGCAAAACGCTCGGCCCGCAAAAATTCCGGCGAGTATACGGGCTCGGTCCAATTTTCCGGTCAGAACAGAGCACGCATACTCGCTCGACCCGCAATTTTttttgccgcagcccgcaaacCGCACGTCCCGAGCAGTATAACTGCGGTTCCGCGACCCTTTTGCGGGTCCAAACCCTATCCCTCCGCCGCCGCGAGCCACCCGATTTCCCTTTCCCCCCTTGcaatttctcgccgccggcgaccacccgccccacctccagccgccatgtgggggcGAATGTGGAGCTCTGGACGCGGCTCCGGCAGCAGATCCGGCCGTGAGCGCGATCCGAAACGCGAGCGGAGCGTccgggcggacggcgcgaggaagcgcggTGCCCGGAGGTGGACCAACCGCGGgatgtcgccgccgccgagcttcaaccgccgcgagacggaggagtacgaccAACGTCGCCGCCAACGACAAGGTTGAGGAGTGACGCCGCATCCGCGCGGAGCAGGCGGCGAAGTACATCGACCTGTGCAGCTCCAGCGAGGAGGATTGAGCGTTGCTCGGCCTCCACGACGTCGTCCATTTTGCCGCGACCTCGCTGTCGTCAGATCCGACCCCCTCTACTACTAGTTAACGTAGCATTTAGTATGATCTATGCTTAGTTTGTTGATCCTGTAGTATGTATGAACTGTGTAGTATGTGATGTGATGAACTATGTGTGTGCAATTTCTTCCGCGAAAGagttttttcaaattatgcaggtttAGATGCGGTATCTGATCGGCGACACATGTTTTCGACCCGCAAACGAGATCTTCGTGAAACCGCAAGTGAATTTTGCGGGTCAaatttttgcggggtctgctagggTTGCTCTAAGAAACCGTCCATGCTAGCAACAATTATTGTGTTTCTCTCTATGTAGATACGGTGTGGAGAAGCTTTTTTTTTGAACattagtacagacacaagcgctcatacacacacgcatacactcacccctataaacgcacacgcgcacaccctacccctatgagcatcccCGAAAGACTGAGGCGGCATATCattttgaaattta comes from Triticum aestivum cultivar Chinese Spring chromosome 5B, IWGSC CS RefSeq v2.1, whole genome shotgun sequence and encodes:
- the LOC123110502 gene encoding gamma-tubulin complex component 5 isoform X1; amino-acid sequence: MPPASMVLPHQPAGYLETPATESFIHKLQLSVSKGLPHAAPAPASRTDEHELVKSVFQVLQGFDTHLLYWDKNVPAYCKKPGTYVSHLSRASLGSVLKPFLFAATCLKRVELFVGKVRSCGRGTPTLSAFASAVDSWLMRLREAALKEEEKSFVSVDRTVTLLALTDSMSSLCLGAEHLYQVVHGALPDGFWGSGANIASSEVAVHVVNHIFKKLNEVCLVEDGEGEPYHMLLVIFAGSLLPYLQCLDSWLYDGILDDPYEEMFFYANNAVTIDQPAFWEMSYMLRVRGSRSDNSSTLTDSESIRTKESSKQEPSNTGACLKATNQGYVDILCPVFLKDIARAIVSAGKSFQLVQHAQSTHHTRTSVTNGFDIDQRSNHISRQNWPDILSSEIQNGHLRCEGALTNSTGQFGHDAREMGVLTLSEIFLICLSGLLENGDHVYEYLRELRTGSAPDIQAFLECKSEEACAENNSEKTWLKLLRDAISGRKYDDMEKTLSKDAVTRDPISVQGYLQGVSSNAVEMPFSPCCYENPAITACGNVLQRNPNSWSDLNISTSFDLPPLNDDNMRRAIFGDLQSAGTSTCGDTQPTSSFPRLDGTDFKFGFRFDDLEYVRQEDDRRTLEELYAFPTLLPCANENAPLSEILPLQKDSTLASRVLKFIQSMSLKDPLHPVGIIQECLSKCIKKQVDHIGKQILCKLMGEWRLMDELLVLRAIYLLGSGDMLQQFLITIFDKLDKGNSWDDDFELNTLLQESIRYSADKMLLTAPDSLVVSLAKHDTRYDEESAPTSRKGRAQGFGIDALDGLNFTYKVSWPLDLIANTQALKKYNKVMGFLLKVKRAKFVLDETRKWMWKGRGSTAHNFKQHLIVGQKLLHFVDAFHQYVMDRVYHSAWTELCDGMASATTLDEVMEVHEAYLSSIQRQCFVASDKLWALIASRVKTILGLALDFHNVEQTLGTGGTAASVRARCEMELDRIEKQFDECVVFLLRVCFYLLQQNNMISYVVQNVRVSRFTAEIPLQILSFKLNVGHFPHLADLVTRINYNHYYMSDTGSFTAIPGSRPRQQP
- the LOC123110502 gene encoding gamma-tubulin complex component 5 isoform X2, translated to MPPASMVLPHQPAGYLETPATESFIHKLQLSVSKGLPHAAPAPASRTDEHELVKSVFQVLQGFDTHLLYWDKNVPAYCKKPGTYVSHLSRASLGSVLKPFLFAATCLKRVELFVGKVRSCGRGTPTLSAFASAVDSWLMRLREAALKEEEKSFVSVDRTVTLLALTDSMSSLCLGAEHLYQVVHGALPDGFWGSGANIASSEVAVHVVNHIFKKLNEVCLVEDGEGEPYHMLLVIFAGSLLPYLQCLDSWLYDGILDDPYEEMFFYANNAVTIDQPAFWEMSYMLRVRGSRSDNSSTLTDSESIRTKESSKQEPSNTGACLKATNQGYVDILCPVFLKDIARAIVSAGKSFQLVQHAQSTHHTRTSVTNGFDIDQRSNHISRQNWPDILSSEIQNGHLRCEGALTNSTGQFGHDAREMGVLTLSEIFLICLSGLLENGDHVYEYLRELRTGSAPDIQAFLECKSEEACAENNSEKTWLKLLRDAISGRKYDDMEKTLSKDAVTRDPISVQGYLQGVSSNAVEMPFSPCCYENPAITACGNVLQRNPNSWSDLNISTSFDLPPLNDDNMRRAIFGDLQSAGTSTCGDTQPTSSFPRLDGTDFKFGFRFDDLEYVRQEDDRRTLEELYAFPTLLPCANENAPLSEILPLQKDSTLASRVLKFIQSMSLKDPLHPVGIIQECLSKCIKKQVDHIGKQILCKLMGEWRLMDELLVLRAIYLLGSGDMLQQFLITIFDKLDKGNSWDDDFELNTLLQESIRYSADKMLLTAPDSLVVSLAKHDTRYDEESAPTSRKGRAQGFGIDALDGLNFTYKVSWPLDLIANTQALKKYNKVMGFLLKVKRAKFVLDETRKWMWKGRGSTAHNFKQHLIVGQKLLHFVDAFHQYVMDRVYHSAWTELCDGMASATTLDEVMEVHEAYLSSIQRQCFVASDKLWALIASRVKTILGLALDFHNVEQTLGTGGTAASVRARCEMELDRIEKQFDECVVFLLRILSFKLNVGHFPHLADLVTRINYNHYYMSDTGSFTAIPGSRPRQQP